One stretch of Bacteroidales bacterium DNA includes these proteins:
- a CDS encoding hypoxanthine phosphoribosyltransferase translates to MNKIIQVFDKKFELYIPHKEIIESINRIAEAINNEYKDDDPLFLGVLNGSFIFAAELYQRISIASNISFVKVSSYSGTKSTEHIKQLIGFDIPVENRRIIILEDIIDSGLTMKHVLNQLSGMRVKDVKIATLLFKPESFKENYNIDYIGKSIPNDFILGFGLDYDGYGRNYEDIYKII, encoded by the coding sequence ATGAATAAAATCATACAAGTTTTTGATAAAAAATTCGAATTATATATTCCTCATAAAGAAATAATTGAAAGCATAAATAGAATTGCGGAAGCAATAAACAATGAATACAAAGATGATGATCCTTTGTTTCTGGGAGTTTTAAACGGCTCTTTTATTTTTGCTGCCGAACTTTACCAACGTATTAGTATTGCTTCAAATATTTCATTTGTAAAGGTTTCGAGTTATTCCGGAACAAAATCTACTGAACATATTAAGCAACTGATAGGTTTTGATATTCCGGTTGAAAATAGACGAATTATTATTCTTGAAGATATTATTGATTCGGGATTAACCATGAAACACGTTCTTAATCAGTTATCAGGAATGAGAGTGAAAGATGTAAAAATTGCAACTCTACTGTTTAAACCCGAATCCTTTAAGGAGAATTACAATATTGATTATATCGGGAAATCTATTCCTAATGATTTTATTCTGGGTTTCGGACTCGATTATGATGGATATGGAAGAAACTATGAAGACATTTATAAAATAATTTAA
- a CDS encoding M28 family peptidase: MKIKNYIYLIITILVVLSACKEKSQNIPQKREEVKANFVSNFNEDSAYQFVKEQVDFGPRVPGTKEHDETAEYLYEKLLQYADTALIQSFKTRVYTGEIFDSKNIIGVFNPTNRKRILLCAHWDSRPFADHDPNPENKFKPIDGANDGASGVGVLLEISRQLSILKPDIGIDIIFFDIEDYGTHESKQNETTTGEEWGLGSQYWAKNPHTYGYKAFYGILLDMVGASEPVFLKEEYSQYFAPQIVEKIWRTAKDLGYGKYFPDQKGIPINDDHFYINYYAKIPTVNIIHLDLSSSNGSFFEYWHTKEDDMSKIDPKSLKMVGDIVLTVIMNE, from the coding sequence ATGAAGATTAAAAATTATATTTACTTGATTATAACCATTCTTGTAGTTTTATCTGCTTGTAAAGAGAAAAGCCAAAATATACCGCAAAAACGGGAAGAAGTAAAAGCTAATTTTGTTTCAAATTTTAATGAAGACTCGGCTTATCAATTTGTGAAAGAACAAGTAGATTTTGGCCCTAGAGTTCCCGGAACAAAAGAACATGATGAAACGGCAGAATATTTATATGAAAAATTATTGCAATATGCAGATACGGCTCTAATACAATCTTTCAAAACACGGGTATATACCGGAGAAATTTTCGATTCTAAAAATATTATTGGCGTTTTTAATCCGACAAACAGAAAAAGAATTCTACTATGTGCTCATTGGGATTCTCGTCCTTTTGCAGATCATGACCCTAATCCTGAGAACAAATTTAAACCTATAGATGGCGCAAACGACGGAGCGAGCGGCGTAGGCGTACTCCTCGAAATATCACGCCAGTTAAGTATCTTAAAACCTGATATCGGTATTGATATTATATTTTTTGACATTGAAGATTACGGAACACACGAATCTAAACAAAATGAAACTACTACAGGAGAAGAATGGGGATTAGGCTCACAGTACTGGGCGAAAAATCCGCATACATACGGATACAAAGCTTTCTATGGAATTTTGCTTGATATGGTCGGTGCTTCGGAACCGGTATTTCTTAAAGAAGAATATTCTCAATATTTCGCGCCGCAAATTGTTGAGAAAATATGGAGAACAGCAAAAGATTTGGGTTATGGTAAGTATTTTCCCGATCAAAAAGGAATACCTATCAATGATGATCATTTCTATATAAATTATTATGCTAAAATACCGACAGTAAATATTATTCATCTGGATTTATCATCTTCAAACGGTTCCTTCTTCGAGTATTGGCACACAAAAGAAGATGACATGTCAAAAATAGATCCGAAATCCTTGAAAATGGTCGGAGATATTGTGCTTACAGTAATTATGAACGAATAA
- a CDS encoding tetratricopeptide repeat protein: MMKTRILILLLAVFPLVSVAQDVNDLPKYGNDSVQCITNLSLYREPFKQWREARYPKGGFDESYKFWKWVYDNCPKSSLNIYVDGVNILYDKINYAANSEIREAYTDSLMMLYDQRILYFGDKGNVLSRKGLDLLRFRSSDAQQIYNILNESIEIEGNKTKDGIIDAYFRTTVQLFNDGVFAKDVIFENYEKVMAIIDYNIAHNAKEKDKYESVKSSVESVFEPFASCEDLIPLYTKKFGESPDDVKLLEKISYMLDRKGCTGSQLFHDVSVQYHKLNPSPESAFMLAKMMYKNENYSEAIKYLNEAVNMEDRIKASNAYYVMAACYRMLDNFPKAREMANKAFELDRTNGEPLMFIGELYGQSDKLCPGSNPVEKGCIYWAAVDMFEQAKRIDSSLTERANKNIALYSQYFPTTEQIFFSELLEGDDYEVGCWINKTTKIRAAKK; the protein is encoded by the coding sequence ATGATGAAAACAAGAATTTTAATATTATTATTAGCTGTATTTCCATTAGTCTCTGTAGCGCAAGATGTTAATGATTTGCCTAAATATGGAAATGATAGCGTTCAATGTATTACTAATTTATCATTATATAGAGAGCCTTTTAAACAATGGCGTGAAGCCAGATATCCTAAAGGCGGATTTGATGAATCTTACAAATTTTGGAAATGGGTATATGATAATTGTCCTAAATCTTCTTTAAATATTTATGTTGATGGTGTAAATATTTTATATGATAAAATTAATTATGCAGCTAATAGCGAAATTAGAGAAGCATATACGGATTCTTTAATGATGCTATATGATCAAAGAATTCTTTATTTTGGTGATAAAGGAAATGTTTTGTCGAGAAAAGGCTTGGATCTGCTGAGATTTAGATCTTCCGATGCTCAACAAATTTATAATATTCTCAACGAATCAATAGAAATTGAAGGAAATAAAACTAAAGACGGAATTATTGATGCCTACTTTAGAACAACAGTTCAATTATTTAATGACGGCGTATTTGCTAAAGATGTCATTTTTGAGAATTATGAAAAAGTGATGGCAATAATTGACTATAATATTGCGCATAATGCAAAGGAAAAAGATAAATATGAAAGCGTAAAGTCGAGTGTTGAATCCGTATTTGAACCATTTGCAAGTTGCGAAGATCTTATTCCTCTTTATACTAAGAAGTTTGGTGAAAGTCCTGATGATGTTAAGTTATTGGAAAAAATTTCCTATATGCTTGATCGCAAAGGTTGCACGGGTTCGCAATTATTTCACGATGTTTCAGTACAATATCACAAATTGAATCCTTCTCCCGAATCTGCTTTTATGCTTGCTAAAATGATGTATAAAAACGAAAATTATTCAGAAGCTATTAAATACTTAAATGAAGCCGTTAATATGGAAGACCGCATTAAAGCAAGTAACGCTTATTATGTAATGGCAGCATGCTATAGAATGTTAGATAACTTCCCGAAAGCAAGAGAAATGGCTAATAAGGCTTTTGAACTTGACAGAACAAATGGTGAACCTTTGATGTTCATAGGTGAATTATACGGACAAAGCGACAAATTATGCCCGGGTTCTAATCCTGTTGAAAAAGGTTGTATTTATTGGGCTGCTGTTGACATGTTTGAACAAGCAAAACGTATTGATTCTTCTTTAACCGAAAGAGCAAATAAAAATATTGCTCTGTATTCTCAGTATTTTCCGACAACAGAGCAGATTTTCTTCAGTGAACTTTTAGAAGGTGATGATTATGAAGTGGGTTGTTGGATAAATAAAACAACTAAGATAAGAGCAGCAAAAAAATAA
- the buk gene encoding butyrate kinase has product MYKILAINPGSTSTKIAVYEDTNEIFITTIRHTAEELQDFEKITDQFGFRKNIIINELNKAGIDVYSLNIIVGRGGLVKPIPSGVYEVNDTLKTDLVECKLGEHASNLGGLIAADIADEINKFHHNDNVKAIIVDPVVVDELQDVARISGHPLFQRISIFHALNQKAIGREHAKKLNKKYDDLNLIIAHLGGGISVGAHQKGKVIDVNNALDGEGPFSPERSGTLPTGQLAKLCFGGQYTYKEIKEIIKGKGGLVGHLGTNNAQDVGKWAREGNEKALLIQNAMAYQIGKEIGSMAAVLKGKVDGILITGGIAHNNEVIKYISDMVDFIAPVSVYPGEDEMAALALNAYLVYKKELSIQTY; this is encoded by the coding sequence ATGTATAAAATTTTAGCTATAAATCCGGGTTCTACTTCTACAAAGATTGCTGTGTATGAAGATACCAATGAAATATTTATTACTACAATAAGACATACGGCAGAGGAACTTCAAGATTTTGAAAAAATAACCGATCAATTCGGTTTTAGAAAAAATATTATTATCAACGAATTGAATAAGGCCGGTATTGATGTTTATTCATTAAATATTATTGTTGGCAGAGGCGGACTTGTGAAACCGATTCCTAGTGGTGTTTATGAAGTTAATGATACTTTAAAGACAGATTTAGTAGAATGTAAATTAGGTGAACATGCAAGCAATCTTGGTGGTTTAATTGCAGCAGATATAGCAGATGAAATAAATAAATTTCATCATAATGATAATGTTAAGGCTATAATTGTTGACCCTGTTGTTGTAGATGAATTACAAGATGTTGCAAGAATTTCCGGACATCCGCTTTTTCAAAGAATTTCTATATTCCATGCTTTAAATCAAAAAGCAATAGGAAGAGAACATGCCAAGAAACTCAATAAAAAATATGATGATCTGAATCTTATTATTGCTCATCTCGGCGGAGGTATTTCTGTAGGTGCCCATCAAAAAGGAAAGGTTATTGATGTTAATAATGCATTGGATGGCGAAGGTCCATTTTCTCCCGAACGTTCCGGAACTTTACCTACCGGACAACTTGCAAAATTATGTTTTGGCGGACAATATACTTATAAGGAAATTAAGGAAATAATAAAAGGAAAAGGCGGCCTCGTTGGCCATCTCGGTACGAACAACGCACAGGATGTCGGCAAATGGGCTCGCGAAGGAAATGAAAAAGCGCTGCTAATTCAAAATGCAATGGCTTATCAGATAGGAAAAGAAATAGGATCGATGGCTGCTGTTCTAAAAGGAAAAGTTGATGGAATCTTAATTACCGGAGGAATAGCACATAATAACGAAGTAATAAAATACATAAGTGATATGGTAGATTTTATTGCTCCGGTTAGCGTATATCCGGGAGAAGATGAAATGGCCGCATTAGCATTAAATGCTTATTTGGTGTATAAAAAAGAATTGTCGATTCAAACATATTAA
- the gcvH gene encoding glycine cleavage system protein GcvH: MNIPKNFKFTEHDEWVSIDGNIATIGITDFAQSQLGDISFVEVETVGENLDREERFGNIEAIKTSAGVFMPVSGEVIEFNVELESDPALINNDPHGNGWIIKIKMSNPDEANDLMDAAAYEKFLEERPAV, encoded by the coding sequence ATGAATATACCTAAAAACTTTAAATTTACTGAACATGATGAATGGGTTAGTATAGACGGTAATATTGCTACTATCGGCATTACCGATTTTGCTCAAAGTCAACTTGGAGATATTTCTTTTGTTGAAGTTGAAACCGTTGGCGAAAATCTTGATAGAGAAGAGCGTTTCGGAAATATTGAAGCAATAAAAACTTCAGCAGGCGTATTTATGCCGGTTAGCGGTGAAGTAATTGAGTTTAATGTTGAACTTGAATCGGATCCTGCTTTAATTAATAATGATCCTCACGGTAACGGTTGGATTATTAAGATTAAAATGTCTAACCCTGATGAAGCTAATGATTTAATGGATGCGGCTGCTTACGAGAAATTCCTCGAAGAAAGGCCTGCGGTATAA
- a CDS encoding phosphate butyryltransferase, with product MITKLDQIFEVLKSRPPKRLIGAYACDSHTLDAISEAVNLGIINATLVGDTKLIEQTCKRDNIDMSKFTIVHEPVDSIAAAKAVDMINKGEGDLLMKGLLSTDKYMRAILNKENGLVPPKGVLSHVTVIENPNYHKLLVVGDVAIIPAPDFDQKVAITKYLINAAHGLGIDNPKVAIIAATEQVLAKMPACVDASVISKMGERGQIGNATIDGPLSLDLAVDKESVEIKKLTSKVAGDADCLVFPNIESGNVFYKTNTKLAGAELGAFVAGAKCPCVLSSRGDSVKTKLYSIAISALLA from the coding sequence ATGATAACAAAATTAGATCAAATATTTGAAGTACTTAAATCACGCCCACCTAAAAGATTAATAGGTGCTTACGCTTGCGATAGTCATACTCTGGATGCAATTTCCGAAGCTGTTAATCTCGGGATTATTAATGCAACTTTAGTTGGAGATACTAAACTTATAGAGCAAACTTGCAAGAGAGATAATATTGATATGTCGAAATTTACTATCGTTCATGAACCGGTTGATTCTATTGCAGCAGCAAAAGCCGTTGATATGATTAACAAAGGAGAAGGCGATTTATTGATGAAAGGCCTGTTAAGTACTGATAAATACATGCGCGCTATTTTGAACAAAGAAAACGGGTTGGTTCCGCCAAAAGGTGTTCTCAGTCATGTTACAGTTATTGAAAATCCTAATTATCACAAACTTCTTGTTGTCGGTGATGTTGCTATTATCCCTGCTCCCGATTTTGATCAAAAAGTAGCCATCACAAAATATTTGATTAATGCAGCCCACGGTTTGGGTATTGATAATCCGAAAGTGGCTATAATTGCAGCTACAGAACAAGTTCTTGCTAAGATGCCCGCCTGTGTTGATGCTTCTGTGATTTCCAAAATGGGTGAAAGAGGACAAATTGGTAATGCAACTATAGACGGTCCGCTTTCTTTAGACCTTGCAGTTGATAAGGAAAGTGTTGAGATTAAGAAATTGACCAGTAAAGTTGCAGGAGATGCGGATTGTCTGGTATTCCCGAATATTGAATCGGGAAACGTCTTTTACAAAACTAATACTAAACTTGCAGGTGCGGAATTAGGCGCCTTTGTTGCCGGAGCAAAATGTCCATGTGTTCTTTCTTCTCGTGGCGATTCAGTAAAAACTAAATTATATTCTATAGCAATCTCTGCATTACTAGCTTAA
- a CDS encoding phosphate butyryltransferase yields the protein MNRITSLNEITAVLKQKSRKFKIAVACGHDSNTINALAKAAEHSFALPILVGKKNLIINIIKENNLNENLFQIIDEQNDIKALNIALEMVKTDKADIFMKGLIGTDKFLQAVLHKEKGLMKPKAVMSYVCAVEVPKYHKLLFITDTAVLPYPDLDQKISMLKYSIEMTKQFGIEKPKVALIGSSEKASIKDTYSADYSVMCKMVDRKQLPDCVIDGPIDVFLACDKESVEIKGVPTPVNGDADILLFPSLEACNSFYKGLMLFAGGELAGLIQGTTKPVVVMSRSESEKSKYYCVALACLMSN from the coding sequence ATGAATAGAATAACTTCGTTAAATGAGATTACTGCAGTCCTAAAACAAAAATCACGTAAATTTAAAATAGCAGTAGCTTGCGGCCACGACAGCAATACTATCAATGCACTGGCCAAGGCAGCAGAACATTCTTTCGCTTTACCGATACTGGTTGGTAAAAAAAATCTTATCATAAATATTATTAAAGAAAATAATTTAAATGAAAATCTTTTTCAAATTATTGATGAACAGAATGATATTAAAGCACTGAATATTGCTCTCGAAATGGTTAAAACCGATAAAGCCGATATTTTTATGAAAGGCTTAATTGGAACGGATAAATTTCTTCAGGCGGTTTTACATAAAGAAAAAGGTTTAATGAAACCTAAAGCTGTTATGAGTTATGTTTGTGCTGTAGAAGTTCCTAAATATCATAAATTACTTTTTATTACGGATACTGCTGTTCTTCCTTATCCCGACCTGGATCAGAAAATATCAATGCTTAAATATAGTATTGAGATGACAAAGCAATTCGGTATTGAAAAACCGAAAGTAGCCCTTATCGGATCTTCGGAAAAAGCAAGTATAAAAGATACTTATTCAGCCGATTATTCTGTTATGTGCAAAATGGTTGATCGTAAACAATTACCCGACTGTGTAATTGATGGTCCGATTGATGTTTTTTTGGCTTGTGATAAAGAAAGTGTTGAAATAAAAGGCGTTCCGACTCCCGTAAACGGCGATGCCGATATTTTGTTGTTCCCGAGTTTAGAAGCTTGCAACAGTTTCTATAAAGGTTTGATGCTTTTCGCCGGCGGTGAACTTGCCGGATTGATACAAGGAACAACAAAGCCTGTAGTTGTTATGTCGCGTAGCGAAAGTGAAAAATCAAAATATTATTGCGTTGCTCTTGCTTGCCTCATGAGTAATTGA
- the lptC gene encoding LPS export ABC transporter periplasmic protein LptC, giving the protein MERNNYKRRYFTYLRFCVIMISIVICHVSCIDQTVIDKAQKYNETLDTLPAEIIYNFKIHYSENGIIKFVVEGEEAINWSHKKEMVFPKGFFATFYEEDMTVKSTLHANHGINYEEKRIMIATDSVVLINFNKEETLNTDELIWDQNKKLIYSDKFVKITTNEDVIFGNGGFESDEAFDEWIIKNPTGDFIINEDEE; this is encoded by the coding sequence GTGGAAAGAAATAATTATAAGCGCAGGTATTTTACATATCTGCGCTTTTGTGTTATTATGATTTCAATTGTTATATGCCATGTAAGTTGCATTGACCAAACTGTTATTGATAAAGCACAAAAATACAATGAAACACTCGATACGCTTCCTGCTGAAATTATTTATAACTTTAAGATACACTATAGTGAGAACGGAATTATTAAGTTTGTCGTAGAAGGTGAAGAAGCAATCAATTGGTCGCATAAAAAAGAAATGGTTTTTCCTAAAGGCTTCTTTGCTACTTTTTATGAAGAAGATATGACTGTTAAAAGCACTCTACACGCAAACCACGGAATCAATTATGAGGAAAAAAGAATAATGATAGCTACGGATAGTGTAGTATTGATCAATTTTAATAAAGAGGAAACTTTAAATACTGATGAATTAATCTGGGATCAGAATAAAAAGTTGATATATTCGGATAAATTTGTAAAAATAACTACAAATGAAGATGTTATTTTTGGGAATGGCGGCTTTGAATCCGATGAAGCTTTTGATGAGTGGATAATTAAAAATCCTACCGGAGATTTTATTATTAATGAAGATGAAGAATAA
- a CDS encoding energy transducer TonB gives MDKRKTSKSDLEGKQIIFLEIGLIFALAVCLLAFEWKRYDIQKVEIEARADVEVLEEIVLQTKQEKPPPPPKQMVPTTTLLNIVENEVEIETDIIVDVEMDENFELDEYVPIEIDDEEVHEEEIFLIVEKQPEFPGGDAARLRYLRDNVKYPQMAKESGIQGTVWLQFVIEPDGSVSNVRVVRGIGGGCDEEAIRVIKNMPKWSPGEQRGRKVRVQFSMQVKFTLQGS, from the coding sequence ATGGATAAAAGAAAAACCAGCAAATCGGATTTAGAAGGAAAACAAATAATTTTTCTTGAAATTGGTCTGATTTTCGCTTTGGCAGTGTGTCTTTTAGCTTTTGAATGGAAAAGATATGACATTCAAAAGGTTGAAATTGAAGCACGTGCAGATGTTGAGGTTTTGGAGGAAATTGTACTTCAGACTAAACAGGAAAAACCGCCACCACCACCAAAACAGATGGTGCCGACTACTACTCTTCTTAATATCGTTGAAAACGAAGTTGAAATTGAAACTGATATTATTGTTGATGTTGAAATGGATGAAAATTTCGAATTAGATGAATATGTTCCTATCGAAATAGATGACGAAGAAGTTCATGAAGAGGAAATCTTTCTTATTGTGGAGAAACAACCGGAATTTCCGGGCGGTGATGCTGCCAGATTGAGATATTTGCGTGACAATGTTAAATACCCGCAAATGGCTAAAGAATCGGGAATACAAGGTACTGTATGGCTTCAGTTCGTTATTGAACCGGACGGCTCTGTAAGTAATGTAAGAGTTGTGCGTGGTATCGGCGGCGGATGCGACGAGGAAGCAATTAGAGTTATTAAGAATATGCCGAAATGGTCTCCTGGTGAACAAAGAGGCCGTAAGGTTAGAGTACAATTCTCAATGCAAGTGAAATTTACTCTGCAAGGCTCGTAA